A part of Primulina eburnea isolate SZY01 chromosome 10, ASM2296580v1, whole genome shotgun sequence genomic DNA contains:
- the LOC140802915 gene encoding uncharacterized protein, translating into MIFYLTTLSLSRFLKEEPPTVAENETDTNMRAALAAWNQSDFLCKNYILNGLDNALYNVYCQVKTAKELWEMLDKKYRAEDACLKKFIVGRFVDFMMIDSKSVMSQVQELQLLLYEIHAEGMSLSESFQVAAMIEKLPPLWKDFKNYLKYKRKEMGLEDLIVRLGIEEDNKNTEAKASGMAAK; encoded by the coding sequence ATGATTTTCTATCTCACAACCTTGAGTTTGTCAAGGTTCTTGAAGGAGGAACCTCCCACCGTTGCTGAAAACGAGACAGATACCAACATGAGGGCCGCTTTGGCTGCATGGAACCAAAGTGATTTCCTGTGCAAGAACTACATCCTCAATGGACTTGACAATGCATTATACAATGTGTATTGTCAAGTCAAGACCGCCAAGGAACTTTGGGAAATGCTTGATAAGAAATACAGAGCGGAGGATGCGTGCTTGAAGAAGTTCATTGTTGGGAGATTTGTAGACTTCATGATGATAGACTCAAAATCTGTGATGAGTCAAGTGCAAGAACTACAACTTCTCTTGTACGAGATTCATGCGGAAGGAATGAGTCTAAGCGAGTCCTTCCAAGTTGCTGCTATGATCGAGAAACTCCCTCCGTTGTGGAAGGATTTCAAGAATTATTTGAAGTATAAAAGAAAGGAGATGGGATTGGAGGATCTCATTGTGAGATTGGGGATAGAAGAGGATAACAAGAACACCGAGGCCAAGGCAAGTGGAATGGCAGCAAAGTGA
- the LOC140803468 gene encoding cytochrome c1-2, heme protein, mitochondrial-like, translated as MTRFWCINKFLAQFTRRSVVSDVPLTTVDFKAVPLLPTFLPKHGEGGFEFAGSKFFKSFAVFGLGASGLLSCAAVAYASDEAEHGLESASYPWPHKGILSSYDHASIRRGHQVYQQVCASCHSMSLIYYRDLVGVAYTEEEIKAMAAEIEVVDGPNDEGEMFTRPGKLSDRFPEPYTNEQAARFANGGAYPPDLSLITKARHNGQNYVFALLTGYRDPPAGVTIREGLYYNPYFPGGAIAMPKMLNDGAIEYEDGTPATEAQMGKDVVTFLSWAAEPEMEERKLMGFKWIFVLSLALLQAGYQRRLKWSVFKSRKLVLDVVN; from the exons ATGACGA GATTCTGGTGTATCAATAAATTTTTGGCGCAATTCACGCGCAGGAGTGTAGTGAGTGATGTTCCTCTTACAACCGTCGATTTCAAG GCTGTTCCATTGTTACCAACATTTCTTCCAAAACATGGTGAGGGCGGATTTGAATTTGCTGGCTCAAAGTTCTTCAAATCATTTGCAGTTTTTGGATTGGGAGCCTCAGGGCTTCTGAGTTGTGCAGCAGTAGCTTACGCTTCTGATGAGGCTGAGCATGGGTTGGAGTCTGCTAGCTATCCCTGGCCTCATAAAGGCATCCTTAGTTCATATGACCATGCATC TATTCGCCGTGGTCACCAGGTCTACCAACAAGTTTGTGCATCATGCCACTCTATGTCACTTATTTATTACCGTGATCTTGTTGGTGTGGCTTACACTGAGGAAGAAATTAAAGCTATGGCAGCAGAGATTGAAGTTGTTGATGGCCCAAATGATGAGGGTGAGATGTTTACTCGGCCAGGGAAGCTGAGTGACCGCTTTCCTGAACCTTATACTAATGAACAGGCTGCAAGATTTGCAAACGGAGGAGCATATCCCCCAGATTTAAGTCTTATCACCAAG GCCCGCCACAATGGCCAGAATTATGTTTTTGCGCTTCTAACAGGGTACCGTGATCCTCCCGCTGGTGTAACG ATTCGCGAGGGCCTTTACTATAATCCTTACTTCCCTGGTGGAGCCATTGCGATGCCTAAAATGCTTAATGATGGTGCTATTGAGTATGAAGATGGTACCCCTGCAACTGAAGCACAG ATGGGAAAAGATGTTGTGACCTTTTTGTCGTGGGCTGCTGAACCAGAAATGGAAGAACGAAAACTG ATGGGTTTCAAATGGATTTTTGTTTTGTCGCTTGCACTTCTCCAAGCAGGCTACCAAAGACGCTTGAAATGGTCGGTTTTTAAGTCCCGGAAGTTGGTCCTTGATGTTGTCAACTGA